One genomic segment of Synechocystis sp. LKSZ1 includes these proteins:
- a CDS encoding transglutaminase family protein translates to MLYSISHWTTYRYNQPVWLQPQLVRLQPRGDSAQTLRAFSLHLDPAPAGQSPYDDLDGNPITRVWFNTSTEQFTIQTLSQVETHRTNPFNYLLESWALRLPCDYPSRLSAQLQPYLQPSGVALDPEALKLAQDLLAEVHFDTVAFLAVLTQHLYQNCEYLTREQGDPWPAGVTWRRRQGSCRDLAVLWIEACRAVGLAARFVSGYEEGVPDQDQWHLHAWAEVYLPGAGWRGYDPTHGLAVSDRHVALVASAYPSYTAPVLGQVTPVRPWSETGLAMVSRLETSLTIQGM, encoded by the coding sequence GTGCTCTATTCCATTAGCCACTGGACAACCTATCGTTACAATCAACCCGTCTGGCTCCAGCCCCAACTGGTGCGGCTCCAACCCCGCGGGGATAGTGCCCAGACCCTCCGGGCCTTTTCCCTCCACCTCGACCCGGCCCCTGCGGGCCAATCTCCCTACGATGACCTGGATGGCAATCCCATCACCCGCGTTTGGTTTAACACGAGCACCGAGCAGTTCACTATCCAGACCCTGAGCCAAGTCGAAACCCATCGAACCAATCCCTTTAACTATCTGCTGGAAAGCTGGGCCCTGCGTCTTCCCTGCGATTATCCCAGTCGTCTGTCAGCCCAACTCCAACCCTATCTCCAACCCAGCGGAGTGGCCCTAGACCCCGAGGCCTTGAAATTAGCCCAAGACCTACTGGCGGAGGTTCACTTTGATACGGTGGCATTTCTTGCTGTGCTCACGCAACACCTTTACCAAAACTGTGAGTACCTGACGAGAGAACAGGGAGACCCCTGGCCCGCCGGTGTCACTTGGCGTCGTCGTCAGGGTTCCTGCCGTGACCTGGCTGTCCTCTGGATCGAGGCCTGTCGAGCCGTTGGCCTGGCGGCGCGTTTCGTCAGTGGCTACGAAGAAGGGGTTCCCGACCAAGACCAGTGGCATTTGCACGCCTGGGCAGAAGTCTATTTACCGGGGGCCGGTTGGCGGGGTTATGATCCTACCCATGGCCTGGCAGTGAGTGACCGTCATGTGGCCTTGGTGGCCAGTGCTTATCCCAGTTACACCGCGCCTGTCCTGGGCCAAGTGACCCCTGTTCGGCCCTGGAGTGAAACCGGCCTGGCCATGGTGTCACGATTGGAAACATCTCTAACCATTCAAGGGATGTAG
- a CDS encoding alpha-E domain-containing protein, which produces MLSRVADSIYWLNRYIERAENIARFMDVNLNLMLDLSTGMIQQWEPLIHTTGDLALFQSRYGAVTADNVIQFLTFDWDYSNSIVACLQSARENARSIREIISSEMWEEVNTFYLMVKEAAEGKPFDALPEFFNQVKMASHRFAGVMDATMSHNEGWHFGQLGRFLERADKTARILDVKYYLLLPSARWVGTPLDQIQWISLLKSASAYEMYRKSQHRILPNSVAEFLILNRQFPRSIRFCLGQAEQCLHAITQTPAGTWCNGAEKSLGKLCSQLGYLTIEDIVNLGLHEFLDQTQQEINQVGEQIYATFFALEAL; this is translated from the coding sequence ATGCTGAGTCGGGTGGCGGATTCGATCTACTGGTTAAACCGTTATATTGAGCGGGCCGAAAATATTGCCCGTTTTATGGACGTTAATCTCAATCTCATGCTGGATCTCTCCACGGGGATGATCCAACAATGGGAGCCGTTAATTCATACGACAGGCGATCTGGCCCTGTTTCAAAGTCGTTACGGCGCCGTGACGGCGGACAATGTAATCCAATTTTTAACCTTTGATTGGGATTACTCTAACTCCATCGTGGCCTGTTTACAGAGTGCGAGGGAAAATGCCCGCTCGATCCGGGAAATTATTTCCTCGGAGATGTGGGAGGAGGTCAACACCTTTTATTTGATGGTCAAGGAGGCCGCCGAGGGAAAACCCTTTGATGCCCTGCCGGAATTTTTTAATCAGGTCAAAATGGCCAGTCATCGCTTTGCCGGGGTAATGGATGCCACCATGAGCCACAATGAAGGCTGGCACTTTGGCCAACTGGGACGCTTTTTGGAACGGGCAGATAAAACGGCCCGGATTCTAGATGTCAAGTACTATCTACTTCTACCCTCCGCCCGCTGGGTGGGGACGCCCCTCGACCAAATTCAATGGATTTCCCTGCTCAAGTCTGCCAGTGCCTACGAAATGTACCGCAAGTCGCAACACCGGATTTTGCCCAACAGCGTCGCTGAATTTCTGATTCTAAACCGACAGTTTCCCCGCTCTATTCGTTTTTGCCTGGGCCAGGCGGAGCAGTGTCTCCACGCTATTACTCAAACTCCCGCCGGTACCTGGTGCAATGGTGCAGAAAAGTCCCTGGGAAAGCTGTGTAGTCAATTGGGCTATCTCACTATTGAGGACATTGTTAACCTTGGCCTCCATGAATTTCTAGACCAAACCCAACAGGAGATTAATCAGGTGGGAGAGCAGATCTACGCGACCTTTTTTGCCCTAGAGGCCCTGTAA
- a CDS encoding circularly permuted type 2 ATP-grasp protein, whose protein sequence is MQINNYDPEDFYDELFLAPGQPRPHLAALIQGIQNISLQQLQQYQQAAQIALFRLGVTFNVYSDQRGLERIFPFDIIPRIISAQEWQGLETGLKQRIRALNLFLADIYGPQQILKDGAIPAEVIQSATGFLKPCIGLKPVHNIWCHITGTDLVRDRDGQWYVLEDNLRVPSGISYVLDNRRVMKSTFPDIFQTMRVRPIDDYPGNLLETLLGLAPPHLPNPTVVVLTPGIYNSAYYEHSFLAQQMGVELVEGRDLVVVDGYLQMRTTKGLHRVDVVYRRVDDDFLDPQVFRPDSLLGVPGLMEVYRQGRVVLANAPGTGVADDKVVYAYVPAMIRYYLGEDPLLANVPTYLCWQEEDRRYVLDHLESLVVKAANESGGYGMLVGSAATPAERQEFAQRIQANPRNYIAQPILSLSRVPTLIDDQVEGRHVDLRPYILHRGEDIYVHPGGLTRVALKKGSLVVNSSQGGGSKDTWVLAPDPETFPIYQQNQ, encoded by the coding sequence GTGCAGATCAATAATTATGATCCCGAAGATTTTTACGATGAACTCTTTTTGGCCCCTGGTCAACCCCGGCCCCATCTAGCAGCTTTAATTCAAGGCATCCAAAATATTAGCCTGCAACAGCTCCAGCAGTATCAACAGGCCGCCCAGATCGCCCTGTTTAGGTTAGGCGTGACCTTTAATGTCTATAGCGACCAGCGGGGCCTGGAAAGAATTTTTCCCTTTGATATTATTCCCCGCATCATCAGCGCCCAGGAATGGCAAGGGCTGGAAACAGGTCTTAAACAACGGATTCGGGCCCTGAATCTGTTTCTGGCGGATATTTATGGCCCTCAACAGATTCTCAAGGATGGTGCGATTCCGGCGGAAGTCATCCAATCCGCCACAGGCTTCTTAAAACCCTGCATTGGCTTAAAACCAGTCCATAACATCTGGTGCCATATTACGGGTACTGATCTAGTACGAGACCGGGATGGTCAATGGTATGTGCTGGAGGATAATCTACGGGTTCCCTCCGGCATTTCCTACGTGCTGGATAATCGTCGGGTGATGAAGAGTACTTTTCCCGATATTTTCCAGACAATGCGAGTCCGGCCCATTGATGACTATCCCGGTAATTTGCTGGAGACCCTCTTGGGCCTAGCGCCGCCCCATTTACCCAATCCCACGGTGGTTGTCCTGACTCCTGGTATCTACAATTCCGCCTACTACGAGCATTCTTTCCTGGCCCAGCAGATGGGGGTGGAACTGGTGGAGGGCCGGGATTTAGTGGTGGTGGATGGTTACTTGCAAATGAGAACCACCAAGGGCTTGCATCGGGTGGATGTGGTCTATCGCCGTGTCGATGATGATTTTTTAGACCCCCAGGTCTTTCGCCCCGATTCGCTCCTGGGCGTGCCGGGCCTGATGGAGGTCTATCGCCAGGGCCGAGTGGTATTGGCCAATGCACCGGGAACTGGCGTGGCCGATGACAAGGTGGTCTATGCCTACGTTCCTGCCATGATCCGCTACTACCTTGGGGAAGACCCCCTACTGGCCAATGTGCCCACCTACCTCTGTTGGCAAGAAGAAGACCGGCGTTACGTTCTAGACCACCTGGAGAGTTTGGTGGTGAAGGCGGCCAATGAATCCGGCGGCTATGGTATGTTGGTGGGCTCGGCGGCGACCCCGGCGGAGCGCCAGGAATTTGCCCAGCGCATCCAGGCCAATCCCCGCAATTACATTGCCCAACCGATCTTGAGTCTGTCGCGGGTGCCCACGCTAATCGATGACCAAGTGGAGGGCCGCCACGTGGATTTAAGGCCCTATATTCTGCACCGGGGGGAAGATATCTACGTCCATCCCGGTGGACTGACGCGGGTGGCCCTGAAAAAGGGTTCTCTGGTGGTGAATTCCTCTCAGGGGGGCGGCAGTAAAGATACTTGGGTGCTGGCCCCAGACCCGGAGACCTTCCCTATCTACCAACAAAATCAATAG
- the ndk gene encoding nucleoside-diphosphate kinase, whose amino-acid sequence MERTFIMVKPDGVQRNLVGEIIRRFETKGFKLVGLKLMAVSKELAEKHYESLKDKPFFPGLVEFICSSPVVAMVWEGENVVVTSRQMIGATNPHAAVPGTIRGDFGVAVGRNIIHGSDAIETAQREIALWFSETELAPWDATIAPWLYE is encoded by the coding sequence TTGGAACGCACATTTATTATGGTCAAACCCGACGGAGTTCAGCGGAATCTGGTCGGCGAAATTATCCGTCGTTTTGAAACGAAGGGCTTTAAGTTAGTCGGCCTCAAGCTCATGGCAGTTAGCAAAGAACTGGCGGAAAAACATTACGAATCCCTGAAAGATAAGCCCTTTTTTCCTGGCCTGGTGGAGTTTATCTGCTCTTCCCCTGTAGTGGCCATGGTCTGGGAAGGAGAAAACGTGGTTGTTACCTCTCGCCAAATGATTGGGGCCACCAATCCCCACGCCGCTGTGCCCGGTACCATTCGGGGAGATTTTGGGGTTGCCGTCGGACGCAATATTATCCATGGTTCTGATGCCATTGAAACGGCCCAACGGGAAATTGCCCTCTGGTTTAGCGAAACGGAATTAGCTCCCTGGGATGCAACGATTGCGCCTTGGTTGTACGAGTAA